The segment AGACACTAGTTCAATGACGTGTCTAAGATTTTTATGGTAACACAAATAGGTTCCTCTTGGTAAACATTCTTTTTCGTTGGACTGTTTCTGACCACTCTGTCacgaaattatttgttttctaactaaaaaaataataataaagatgtGGTGCCATTGTTTGTCTTTTTTGGTGTTACTAACTTTTaactagagaaaaattaaaaataatgcaaccgaattgataaactccactttttttgaagtcggttaaaaatgccaatatgtcccatacaaaaaactcTTCTCCGTCACTTTTGTCGGGGACAAAAGCAGGACAACGAAAACTATTTTGACCCGGCTAATAAGGCCTTAGGTGCCACAACCATACTTACTTCTGGTGTGTTACAGGAAAGTCTCAATCATCATTTCAGTGGCTTGAAAAAGCTCTGTATGGTAAGTAATCCTTATTTTGAACTTATGAAACTTCAGGATTGTTAACTATACTATACCCCTCCTGAatataactgaaaaaaaaatggtttgatGCTGAGCTTAATTGTATGAGCTTATTCCTAAAATGTCCCaaataatttgtatggaaatgttcctttttgttaccaaaattgtatgatacctactcgtatgtgGTAAAAggacattttcatacaaattatttgGGACATTTTTGGAATTGAGCTCAGTATCATTTACTCTACCggcctgcaatttttttaacgaATCGGAGTCtaaaatgaaattgttttttttttgagaaatgctCTTATATTCGGcaaacgcctgattcagtaaacaaataatttacaaaatattttttgtattttgcagGATTTCAGTCTTGACAGCAACATTGATATAAGCATTGATGGCGGCGGTAATGGTGGCGGTGGCGGTAATGGTGGTGGCGGCGATTGCAGTCCCACGTGCTGGTGGTGCCAGCAATGCTGCTACCCGTGGAACCACAGCGGGTGGTAGATACCAATAgagacaaataaatatatacttgaTAAAACCGCTGtttcattttcaatttattttacccGGCGGCTTAAATGATTTAAACCGCTCAAAGTAGTTGGAAATTGTTCATGGATAAATGATTTAAACCGCTCACATAGTTGTAAACTGTTCATGGATAAATGATACCGCTCACCTACTTGAAACGGTTCATGGATAAATGATTTAAACTGCTCACCTAGTTTTAAACTGTTCATAGATAAATGATACCGCTCACCTACTTGAAACTGTTAATGGATAAATGATTTAAACCAATCACCTTTTCGTAAACTGTTCATAGATAAAAGATTTAAACCGCTCACCTAGTTGAAACTATTCATGGATAAATGATTTAAACCGCTCACCTAGTTGTAAACTGTTCATGGATAAATGATATCGCTCACCTACTTGAAACAGTTCATGATAAATGATTTAAACTAATCACCTTTTTGTAAACTGTTCATAGATAAAAGATTAAAACCGCTCACCTATTCGTAAATTGGTCATGGCTAAATGATTTAAACCGCTGACCTAGTTGAAACTGTTCATGTATAAATGATTTAGACCGCTCACCTAGTTGAAGCTGGTCatggataaattatttataccGCTCACCTAGTTACTTGAAACTGTTCATGGATAAAAGATACCGCTCACCTACTTGAAACTATTCATGGATAAATGATTTAAACCGCTCACCTAGTTGTAAACTGTTCATGGATAAATGATATCGCTCACCTACTTGAAACTGTTAATGGATAAATGATTTAAACCAATCACCTTTTCGTAAACTGTTCATAGATAAAAGATTTAAACCGCTCACCTAGTTGAAACTGTTCATGTATAAATGATTTAAACCGCTCACCTAGTTGGAGCTGGTCAtgcataaattatttataccGCTAACCTAGTTACTTGAAACTGTTCATGGATAAATGATACCGCTGACCTAGTTGAAACTGTTCAtggataattgatttaaaccgtTCACCTACTTGAAGCTGGTCATGGATAAATGATTTATACCGCATGAATGACTGATATTACTGttttaaaatatgattaaaagtaaattgttttaatttcatataCCTACCTGAATTGGTTCGTGTTcttttgcttttaatttaaacgCCATTTTTTATTGCGAGGTGAAAGTATATACCAATTTTATTACGATATTggcataattaataaataaactaatataaaGGAATCAAGTATGCAGATAATTTAGTTTATACATAAAGAAAATGGTTCTTAATGACATAAAGACTAAAAAGGGTCAAGGATAAACCATAATTGTGCCATAAACTAATTTCGGTAAGATTGATTCAAAtgacaaaataatttaagttactTTAGGTATATGACAAAATCTGGTTAaagcaaaattaattagcatCCTATTAATTATTGAAGATCAAGTTGAAAACGTGTTGCGCTGGGCGGGCGGCGTGACGCGTTTAGATAAAGTCCGCAACGAGTACGTCAGGGGATCATTTAAAGTGGCCCCAGTCGCAGAGAAACTTAAAGAAAGTCGACTTCGCTGGTACGGCCACATAAAAAGAAGAGATGAGAGCTACTCCGTAAAGATAGCGCTAAACATCCCTACTAAACCCCGTGGTAAAGGAAGACCGCCGTCTACATGGTGGACTAATGTTGAGAGGGACCTGAAAGCCCTGAATATCTCACCAACGACAACCCAGGACAGAGCGTCCTGGCGCCGACGTACTAGGAGGCCCGACCCCAGTTGAAATGGGAGGGgggcaagaagaagaagaagttgaAAACGTTTCAAATGTCGATACCATTTCATTCCATTCAAAGATAAAGtggcttaaaaataataataataagtgacTTAGTCGTTGGAAAGCAAAAACGAATTTAAGCAGGCTTTGAGAAATTATTTAGTACTTTGGTACTTATCAAAAGCTTACTATTCAATTCAAGAACATTTAAATGACACTCATTATTTTAGATTAGAATATAGATAGAATGTTATGTGATACACACaactaaggcgtattataactAATGTCTAAGTCatattttaaagttaatgattatatcatggacagggatatttggaaataattccgatccgcattggcgatcccttacttcaattAGCGAACCTATAAAtgtatataaatgtaaataaataaataaatattaccgacgcgttttacgtcaaattacaatttaatttacataataaagtattaatgtagctgattaaatgggctgcagttcgtgtataatggccgTAAAAGCCGAACAGCgcacacaataaaaaaagttttggcgggaaaattgacaagtgtcactgtcttttttttattgattggacttgggctttagccattatgcaagtaagttccattgtcatttcaaaagtttcgtttagaaacgtgtttttttattgttgcagtctgttatatctacatgttttatagcaaattgattttattggtataattttaacgttttaaaaaatcatgttagaataaaataaacacttatttatatggtagttataatttgagtctggtacaattttagttgtcttatgAATAAAgcattgatttctaggagtttttatttcttttagtgcatgtttgagaaaagcactatacaagcctcggcgtgaaagaatattccagcctcgtatacctatttatacatactcggcctgcaagcctttttttcccggcctctgcagtaatgtactattgttaataaaaaaaactcttaaaaaTTAAGCACATAGAAGTTCGGAAGTGGGGGGCCGTACCGCACGTAAAAAAAAGTCTCGCACggagtgacgtcacgcggaGCTTAACTGGCTATAACTCCAtactttttgtttaattgacaatcACAATATTTGAATAATCACATCTAAAAACATATAAACGCAAAATGATATTTTACGCGCAACAAATTAATTAGAACCGGTTGTTTTTGAGCAAATACTCTCATCATAGACAAACCATAATTTAAACTAAACATTTATCTGAAATGACTTTGTAAATGTAAACATGTCTTTAAGAgccttttatttttaagattgtaAATTTTTTGTGTAATCTTAATTGATTGTTCCAGCGCGAATTTTACTAgataattatgtacagtcaaccacaaaaatacgaaaatatgtacgagtatacacGACTTTTTTAGACTTTACATCTCCATTTttttgacggtggaagcattgtGACATTcctactgaacgtagatatattaagatgtttagttttagttttttaagttaAGGACATCATACATATTCCTATAAtctttttcatgtaattttaaaaaaaaaattacaatattatatgtattttattttgttatgaacACTTTTCTGCTAACTTTCTCGTGGAGCTTTCTTCTtggtaatgatggtctttccgaaagcgctggtagttaaaagGAACATGTaagtaaaagagccctttgtggcctacttgcaggatagaaagaaagaaagagtacatttatttgctaaaattcggcacaacaagaaaaataaataaaactaacataacctaaccagcaaaaagttggaaaacctccgactttgtcacttcaaagttcaatatctcaaaaatggcttaaCGGTTTTTGAtgaagcatgtctaagaaccatcgctagaaaacctgatttgaaacaaaaaaaccgcattcgaatcggtctacccgcttaagagctacggtgccacagacagacacagacacaaatagcggtcaaacttataacacccccctttttgcgtctggggttaaaaataagacaaccttacaTATCTTAAATATTAAGgaataaagaaaagaaacattgtgcagaaagaagcaaaaagggccatactcagcgtgttgccacggcaagccgcatCGCTGGTTTtcagaataaacattttgatattgttttttttttattaaggttttatatcccactaatattataaatgcgaaagtttgtaaatctgtttgtttgtttgtttgtttgttaccgcatcacgtctaaaccgctgaaccgatttagatggaattcggtatacagatggttcaagtctcggggaaggacataggatagtttttgtcccggaaaattgcgtgtttcccgcgggatagcgatatacgaattctacgcggacgaagtcgcgggtaacaagctagtaataagtacctacatatttttgtaacttcggccgtatcgatatctttgcagtTGACTGTACTCTTAGTATTAATATAAATGGTCGATAGTCGGATTGTCTTATTAAATATCCTGCCATGGCTGGGAGGTCCGTTATTTTTAGTTCGCTTATCCTAGTGACATATGGTCATTCTTTCTACCATTCCAAGGTAAGTGTTCATCTTAGTCATAGCATtatataggtgaaaaacttaagtaaataacctgttgtatgtagtgcaaagtcccaatccgcactgggcccgcgtgggaactacggcccaagccctctcattctgagaggaggcctgtgcccagcagtgggacgtatataggttgggatgatgtaGTGCAGTAGGTAGTGCAcagaatgagggttttcacagaggcggaATATcgtgacgtttgacgtttgacgtttgcttgcgattggctcatttagttatatggttatttaaccaatcacgagcaaattcaaaattcaaaaaattcaaatgatttattcagtaaataggccgcaatgggcacttttacacgtcatttttttaaactaccagcgctttcggaaagaccatcattgccaagaagaatgcgccgcaagaaacttggcaggaagtcattttttcatcaaaatataattacaaataaaatacttaaaaactatattatacaattaaagaaaaaaaaatacaaaaaataataatacaggaaatacagggatgtatggggtcccttagttacaatactaaacactaactatatctaaactatatctacgttcagtggaagtgtagaatgcttccaccgtcataaattttaaaataatgataacaataatttagttctgaaatatacatttcagcaagcgtcaaacgtcaaacggacctcacgacactaacgccatctagcgatatttcgcctccgtgaaaaccctcattgtatgGGACTTAAgccatttttcgaatatggaacgtccacttatctatgtcggcggccgatcgtaaaatccgccagatcacgaaattcctaggcatatcatgaaatgccgccatttcatgatatggctaagggacatccgccatatcgttcaaaactcaccgtttagcgatttgcctagtgacgtttaggcagatcatgaaattcctaggcatatcatgaagcgccgccatttcatgatttggccagtttaggcagatcatgaaattcctaggcatatcatgaaatgcccccatatcggttctggcacttcgccggccgctgccgcgatcgagacgtattttgtaaccgaaacttacactaagggcactgattgTTACGAACCTCTGAGTAACGTATCAgtaaagtgtttttattttcacaggATGGTCTCATGAGTCTGGCGCACTTGTCTTCTTCTGACTCCTACCCTATCCTACCCTATGAACATGTAGgtattattacaattttattactgGCAAGAGCAATAAAAGGGGATCAGATTTTTTTCTGGCTCATTTTCGATGCTTGAATGCAAATAAAAGTAATGGAATATAGAGTAACCTTTTAATGCAGATAAAATGAGTGTATTATCTACAATTGATATAAAGCGTTAACTTAAATTGTATATCTGTCGGCGAACatcgtacttacctacatacaacATCGTTTTTgtcattattcattattatataccttacctacatacctaactatttttattattttttcagacGTTGCCTCTGGTACATAAGGTACTAAAACATGTGTAATTAATttagattataatatataatatatagaatattttaactatttttaaactatcttaggttagttcttttttatgtatgtaaacttatattaattatattacatgtacctattaattaaaatttagaccctgctttattaatatatagagtaaaaaaagaaaaaaaaattttttttcgacattttactttaagcgcgattatctcggaaactagaatcgacaacaaggtaccttttcccagataacgccacatataagtataagtatatacttaataaaaataataccctAAATATTgacttttctaatatttttgttcatttaaaacagcttgtggtaagttttaatttaaattcagtataattatttcaaattataattaattcaaattTCCTTGGGACGGTTTTTCAGAAGAAAAAGCCCTCCGGCCGCGTGGTTAGACAACGTCGTCTGACGACGCTCGGCCGTCTAAccaaaaagatttttaaaactccTCTTCTTTCTACCACGTGGATCATTGACTTCCACTTGGTTCGACCCTCGAGCTACGAGGATTATATGGTATTGATGTAGGATTCTTTCACGAGCAAATGTCCTGGAAAGGATTGATGTTCCAATAAAACAAGACACGTAAGAGCTCTTTTAAGTTTCAATAATGAATTAAGTTTACTTGGTTTTTGCCTTTGGCCTCATCAGCACGTTACGCATTGGTTAACacatttttcgaattttttttGGTGTTAATTGGtactataatttaaattaaaaattaccatTTCGCAGATACAACTTCGCATAACGTCTTGTCACGTGATCAAAGTCCTTGGTCGGTTGTATCTAGTGATGGGGCACAAATACTGTGTTCAAACTCGAATATAACAATCCTCGTAGTTCAAGAATCAAACCAAGTGGAATTCACTGATCCGCGTGGTTCAAGAGGAATTTTAATAATGCTTTAGTTCCGATGGTCGACCTACGTGGAATATAATATTTCTCATAGTCCGAAATGTCGGACAGGAAGGAATCAAAATTCCTGAGCGGACCGGAGGGACAAGAAAAAAAGTGACTATTTTTTAAgtcagatattttaatttttagtatacAAATCATGATTTGTCCTAATTTGTTGTGTATTATGGACATAACCACAATTCTAagaaaaaagtaacaaaatttgcaaAATCTAGAGAAAATCCtatatttaaatagaaataCCCCAGCTTTTTTCAATTCATGGTATGCTTCGAACTAATGAAGTATTTGTTTTTAGAACATTAATAATTTGAACAATGCTGTGAGTAtaactttatcatcatcattgcaTCCTGGTATACCTAATCAGATTCATgacatattataaaaaaaattgactacATACTTTAATAACATTAACTTGCCTTGTAAGGTCGGTCAAATTTAACATACTTTCAGTGGTCCAATTGAAGTGAAAGAAAGGTACACATACGTAAGCTGGATGACAATGAAAGCCCAGTTAGCAAAATGTATACCTAGTCAGTgaaaaattttgtattaaaacatTTTCTATTGAGCGATTCTGACTCTGAACTCTTCAAGTTACCGATATCGACTTGTGGATGACATGCAAGTATAGCTAGTAACACTTCATAAAAAGTACAGCCGACAAAAAGATTGTAGTGTGTCCTGTGTATACATATTCATTCATCTCGCAAGTCATGGAAATAGTAGGTACGaaagattttaatattttttattattagggtGTAAGTATGACaatttagtatttttgtatCTAGTTTATTAGTTTCTTGCTTGCTTTAGTAgacataagtaataa is part of the Choristoneura fumiferana chromosome 29, NRCan_CFum_1, whole genome shotgun sequence genome and harbors:
- the LOC141444307 gene encoding uncharacterized protein, with amino-acid sequence MFLRGGMAQLINAVPQPAKKLMSRRMQNHGNKLSQVIQAESLNHHFSGLKKLCMDFSLDSNIDISIDGGGNGGGGGNGGGGDCSPTCWWCQQCCYPWNHSGW